In the Flavobacteriales bacterium TMED191 genome, one interval contains:
- a CDS encoding DEAD/DEAH box helicase codes for MSEGNFEYNLLHENIKKWIFKNGWTNLRPAQQQSIKEIRQSNNNLIIYAPTASGKTEAAMLPLISELLDKDHRENAYIIYISPLKALINDQLIRMESICKDNDICTVPWHGDVPINVKNRLDKNNQAILLITPESLEAMLINNPNKARSLFKNSISIVIDEFHSFLGNDRGDQLRSLLNRLEKFTKCCPRRIGLSATIGDENYIINALNSNNSSNTKIIKEPISGKREIKLSLRGYENELTIEGEELENTSPEEIESKKNNSPDILITKDIFRFRNQTNLVFPNSIRNVENFVYEGNFLXXQKEEDKIFXPXHSLLSNNLRKDVEGKAKEGNKPMTIVCTSTLELGIDIGNVDNVFQIYAPLSVASLRQRLGRSGRRGNDSVLRIHIVENCIKENKKYVDLLRYKLVKTIAILKLMSEDWYETENRSSVSLCITAHQILALLKQLGGATAEDIWFFFXEKNTFNLDINIFKNLLNYLKEKELILQISXKXYLSDXGSDLTDXFRFYTCFESVEEYQIYALGKRLGILPFDSSLNEGDNLLFAGQKWLIKKIDKDKRIVEVVDSTIKGSVPSTKGETNIDTKIFEKMKIIYEEEEMPIFLDXKAKKLLTEAKDFFEKFDLKSQNWIPISDKSIRWFPWVGTKTRTTIDLMISQFTNSKSNLDSDDLSLVINVNEFNSLQDFLLNKKSEEIYVDLFNNLLVNVDXIYLQNTGKWSWLLSPENKVRDFMMRQLNIQEAMNAILNLKI; via the coding sequence ATGTCTGAAGGAAATTTTGAATATAATCTTCTTCATGAAAATATAAAAAAATGGATTTTTAAAAATGGATGGACAAACCTTAGACCAGCCCAACAACAATCTATAAAAGAAATTCGGCAATCAAATAATAATTTAATCATTTATGCACCAACAGCTTCAGGGAAAACAGAAGCAGCAATGCTTCCTTTAATTTCAGAATTATTAGATAAGGATCATAGGGAAAATGCTTATATTATCTATATTTCCCCGTTAAAAGCGCTAATAAACGATCAACTAATAAGAATGGAATCAATATGCAAAGATAATGATATTTGTACCGTACCTTGGCATGGAGATGTGCCTATTAATGTAAAAAATAGACTTGATAAAAATAATCAAGCAATACTCCTTATTACACCAGAATCTTTAGAAGCAATGCTTATCAATAACCCTAATAAAGCACGTTCATTATTTAAAAATTCCATCTCAATTGTTATCGATGAATTTCATTCTTTTTTGGGGAATGACAGAGGAGATCAATTGAGGTCATTATTAAATAGGCTTGAAAAATTCACCAAATGTTGCCCTAGAAGAATTGGTTTGTCAGCAACTATTGGAGATGAAAATTATATTATTAATGCTTTAAATTCAAATAATTCATCAAATACAAAAATAATAAAAGAACCTATTAGTGGTAAACGTGAAATAAAACTTTCACTTAGAGGTTATGAAAATGAATTAACTATTGAAGGAGAAGAATTAGAAAATACTTCCCCCGAAGAGATTGAAAGCAAAAAAAATAATTCACCAGATATCCTTATTACCAAAGACATATTTAGATTTAGAAATCAAACTAATTTAGTTTTCCCAAACTCAATAAGGAATGTTGAAAACTTTGTATATGAAGGAAATTTTTTATGNAANCAAAAAGAAGAGGATAAGATTTTTTTNCCNCANCATTCATTATTATCAAATAATTTAAGAAAAGATGTAGAAGGCAAAGCAAAAGAAGGTAATAAACCTATGACAATTGTTTGCACATCAACTTTGGAATTAGGAATAGATATTGGAAATGTTGATAACGTCTTTCAAATTTATGCTCCGTTAAGCGTCGCATCACTTAGACAAAGACTTGGAAGATCAGGAAGAAGAGGTAATGATTCTGTTCTAAGGATTCATATTGTGGAGAATTGCATAAAGGAAAATAAAAAATACGTTGATTTACTTCGCTATAAATTGGTTAAAACAATTGCAATATTAAAATTAATGTCTGAAGATTGGTATGAAACAGAAAATAGATCCTCAGTTTCTTTATGTATAACAGCACATCAGATTCTTGCACTTTTAAAACAACTTGGAGGAGCTACTGCTGAGGATATCTGGTTTTTCTTTAANGAAAAAAATACATTTAATTTGGATATAAATATTTTTAAAAATTTATTAAATTACTTAAAAGAAAAAGAACTTATTTTACAAATCAGTAGNAAAATNTACCTGTCTGATNAAGGTAGTGATTTAACTGATAANTTTAGATTCTATACATGTTTTGAAAGTGTTGAAGAATATCAAATTTATGCACTAGGGAAAAGATTAGGGATTCTTCCCTTTGATTCCTCTTTAAATGAGGGGGATAATCTACTTTTTGCAGGTCAAAAATGGTTAATAAAAAAAATTGATAAAGACAAAAGAATTGTTGAAGTAGTCGATTCAACTATTAAAGGATCTGTCCCATCAACAAAAGGAGAAACTAATATCGATACAAAAATATTTGAAAAAATGAAAATTATTTATGAAGAAGAAGAAATGCCGATATTTTTAGATNCTAAAGCCAAAAAATTATTAACTGAAGCAAAAGATTTTTTTGAAAAGTTTGATTTAAAAAGCCAAAATTGGATTCCCATAAGTGATAAATCAATTAGATGGTTTCCTTGGGTGGGGACTAAAACAAGAACAACTATAGACTTAATGATTAGTCAGTTCACAAATTCAAAATCAAATTTAGATTCTGATGACTTATCTTTAGTTATAAATGTCAATGAGTTCAATTCATTACAAGATTTTTTATTAAATAAAAAATCTGAAGAAATATATGTTGATTTATTTAATAACCTACTTGTTAATGTGGACAANATTTACTTACAAAATACTGGTAAATGGTCATGGTTGCTTAGTCCAGAAAATAAAGTAAGAGACTTTATGATGAGACAATTAAATATTCAGGAAGCTATGAATGCAATTCTTAATTTAAAAATTTAG